A window of Canis lupus baileyi chromosome 3, mCanLup2.hap1, whole genome shotgun sequence genomic DNA:
CTTGgggtctctctgcctccccttctaCCCTCTCTGAATAGGGAAGGTTCTGGGCTGAATGATGAGGGCTGAGGGCTCAGCACCTGTGGTAGGGAGTGCTGGGCTCATCCACCTTCATGAATCCATAGTCCTTGTCAGCAGGGTGGTAGGTGGCCAGAATATTCATCTCATCCCACCGCTGAGACTTTTTCCTGGAATAGGGGTAGGACCcaagagaggagaaggaaatcTTCCAGTGACCTTCCCTTCACAACCCTCCCTCGTTCCTTCAGTTATTCAAAAACCTTTCTCTTGTATCCTCTCGTGATCTCAGAGGCGCAGGAGCCTGAGGATGGCGAGGCGAGGGTGCCATACCTGATGATAATCACATACTGGCCTGACAACGTTTACTGGGCCCCAGCTGCGGCCCCAGAGAGCCTGGAACCCGAGAATTCCCAGCTCACAGCCCTCAGCCGCTCTCCTTCCTAGTTCTTAGGACACCACCCTCTCCCCTAGCTCCGCCCCCTCCAGTGTCGGGAACCCCGCCCTCCGGGCTCCGCGCCGCTGCCCCCTGAGCGGGGCTCCTTACTTGTCCGCATGGAGGCACTTCTGCATCAAGATGGAGCTGCTGTTTTTTAGGATGCTCCGGGGTCGGCCCTCACCAGGTTTGTGGGAGTGCGAGCAAGTTGACCCGGAGCGCGGCGGACTGCATCCCGAGTTGTACACCCCAGAGCCCCCAGACCCGAGGCCGCAGGTCCCGGATACACTGGTTCCAGGGAAGGGGGCATTGAATCCGTCAGGGTTTGGGCAGGACCCGGCGCTCAGGCCCGCAACCTCCCCAGGGTGCTGGCTGGGCCCGGAACCGGGGACTGCTACCCTCGCCGAGGGCCGGCTAACTCTAGGACTGCGAGTTACGATCCCTCCAGAGTGCAGGGGGGGCTCAGAACCGTGAAACAAGGCAGCACCGGAGGGCGGCCCGGCATCTGCCTCGACTCCTCCGACGCCTCCTAGCGCTCCCCTGCTCGCCCCTCCCGGAGACTCCCCACCGAGGCCGCCAGCGGCCCCCACAGCCTCCGGCTTCTCCATGGCCCCTCCCGGGGGCCCCTCTCAGCTGCCCCGCCCCCACATAAccccgccccgaggccccgcccccaccgcgcCGGGCGGGGGACGCTCTGGCAGAGGCCCGGGTCCACTTCCGCTCCGCTCTCCGGGGCCGCGATCCGGGGTTCCAGACTCTAAGTAGGGCCCTCGGGCTGGGGGGTTGCCCTCTggttgcctctctctgtcccaccCAAAGGCCTTCTTTGTCTCTGGGATTTGTTCCCGCCCTTCTTCCCCATCACCGCCTTCATCCGAATTATCCAATCACAATCGGGGGTCCCGGTTACGGGCGAAAAGCCTTGATTGTGACGTCACAGCCTTTCAGCCTCAGCGCGAGCTCGCAGAGTTGGGCTGGGGGCTTGTTCCTAGCTCGGGGGtctttttgggggggcgggggtcaatTCCTCAGCGCCGTTGCTGGAAACCACCTGCCAAGGTTTCACTGGACTGTTTATCCGTGGCTTTAAGATTTAAGGGTCTGGCTGGATGGGAGTTCACGGTGGGCTTATCTGGAAGTACTGCCAACCCCTTTAGCCTCCGCCGGCCCCCTCCCCAAAGTTGGCCTGCTGTGCCCCTCACGAGAGGTGTGATACAAAGCGACGAGGTTGCGACAGTGTCGCAAAGACGTAGCCGCGCGGCGCCGAGGTGTTCATTTATAAAGCGCCCGGCTCCCTTCCCCAGGTCCTAAGGCCGCTGCTCACCCACTGCGAAGGCTGTGGCGCGAGGGGAACACACCCCCTCCGCCCGCCGTAAAGCGGCTTCCTAGAGGGGCCGCGTACCTCGGCGAGGGCGGGGTCGTCGGCGCCGCTGTTGCCAAGCTGAAGGTGGGGCGGACCCCCTGCGTCGTAAAGGGGCCTGCGGCTGTCGTTTCCTCTTCTGTCGCAAAAGCTCCCTGTCCTAGCCCACACGCCTTTGAGAGCCTCGCCGTCACCCCGCCGTGCCGTAAAGCAAGCCTGCCCGACCCCGTCGTCCTCCGTTCCCACCGTGGTGGGTTACTAGTTCCCTAGCCCGGGATGCTTCCTCGCCCGGCAGTGCCGTAAAGCATACCCGGCCCCAGCGCGGAATCCCGTTCCCTCTGGGTGTCTGTGCGTCGCGGTTGCCACGGTGCCGCCAAGCGCGGCTGTCGCGCGGCCCCGGTGTCAGCGGCGATGGCGGCGGGGTCGGGTGGGAGCGGGGGCTCCGGGGGTGGCCCCGGGCCGGggcctggcgggggtgggggccccGGCGGGAGCGGCGCAGGGCCGGGGTCCGGCGGGGAGTTGCACCCCCGCACCGGGCGCCTGGTGAGCCTGTCGGCCTGCGGGCGTACCGCGCGGCGGCAGCAGCCGGGCCAGGAGTTTAACCACGGGCTGGTGTTGAGCCGGGAGCCCTTGCGCGATGGACGCGTCTTCACCGTCCGCATCGACCGCAAGGTGCGGAGCGGGGCCCgcgggagggaggcgggagggggcgaGCGGGAGACGCGGGGCGGGACGGCCGGGCTGGCCTCCGCCGCCGGCTGCCGAGAGCGAACCGACACACCGTCGCGGCACCAGGCGGCGGgcggggaaggggagagggacggcgaGAGCTTTAGATTGCTCGAGACCCCGGAGCAGGGAACGGACACGGGACGCTGCCACCCCAGGGGTGGTTAGGGTCCAGATCTCCCGGGATGGTTTCTGGGGAGGTGAAAAGATGGAGGGATGTCGGGGATGTGGTAGGAGCGCAGGAGAGAAGCCGGGGAAGGACCGGCCGTTGGAGGATCAGCTGGGGCGAAGAGGTGGGTGAGGAGAGACCCTCAGGGGGGCCGAGGGGAGGTGTGCCTGCTTGTGTGCCCCTCGGAGAAGAGGCCAGGTGCACACAGATGGAACTTGGGAAGAGAGGGAATCTGAGTGGAGCAGGAGCCCTGGAGAAAAtgaggtcgggggtggggggaattgggaggggggaggagggtggtAGACAGGAGCTAGGAGGATGGGCATGGAGAGCCGGGAACTTGGATGCTGGAAGCCAGGGGGGCTGCAGCCAGGGCATGGTGGTGTTGGGGACAGATCCCAGAGTGGGGGCAGAGTTGCTGGGGTACAGCGGGCCCAGCAGTCCCTGAGACAGTCCAGATGATTGCTCACAGGACCACCTCTCTAGAGTCGTGTCTTGGGTCTCAATAGAGAAAAGCCAGTTAGCTGTTAGGGGTGTGGAGAGAGGGGGACACGTGGTTTGTGAAATGTGGTTTCCTAGTGGTTGGGGACCCACGGTAGCCCATCCTGAGCCTCTGTCCACCACCCTTATCACAGGTCAACTCCTGGAGTGGCTCCATTGAGATTGGGGTGACGGCCCTAGACCCCAGTGTTCTGGACTTCCCAAGCAGCGCCACAGGGCTGAAGGGGGGCTCATGGGTAGTGTCAGGCTGCTCGGTGTTGAGGGATGGACGCTCTGTGCTGGAGGAGTATGGTCAGGACCTGGACCAGCTTGGTGAAGGGGACCGTGTGGGCGTGGAGCGCACAGTTGCTGGGGAGCTGCGGCTCTGGGTGAATGGGCGGGACTGTGGTGTTGCCGCCACGGGCCTCCCCGCCCGGGTCTGGGCCGTGGTGGACCTTTACGGCAAGTGCACCCAGATCACCGTGCTGCCCCCCGAGCCAGGTTTCAGCCCCCCTGCTCCCATCCCCACACCTCCCCTCGAGCCCTCTGCACCCCCTGAAGATTCCACCTTGACTGAACAGGCGACCTCTGGGGATGAAGGTGAGAACCCAGCCAGGGCCGAGGGGAAGAGGcggggcagggggagtggcagaaggcaTGGGTGACTAGTGACCATGGAGTCTGGGTTCGGGTAGGGCCACTCAGACCCCAGTCTGCTGAAGGGGAAGCAGGGGCTACAGGAGGGGTGTCCTGGTTGTGGGCCCCGCAGCAGGGGCTGGACCCTCATTCCCCTCCCACCCCGCCTGGTCCCCAGCCTTCATGGTGTCCCCAGCGCAGCCCCGGCCGGAGACGTTTCCTAACAGCCTTGAGTCGCATAATGGTGAGGGCACCCTGGAGGCTTTGGGAAGGGGAATGGGAAGTGAGGCGGAAGGTGAGGGGAGGGGGCCCTCAGGAGAGGATTAGGGGGAGAGTGGAGGGCCTGAACGTGTAGAGCCTCATTCCGGCTTCCCTCCCCTGTCCTGCCGCCTAGACTTTGCCAGCATGGAGCTCTCTGAGGTGGTGGGCAACGCCATCCTTTCTGCCTACAACGGGGGGCTCCTAAATGTGAACCTGAGCTCCCCACCGGCAGGGGAAGGACTGGGGTCTGGCGGGGCTGCCACCTCGCCCATCCTCACCTCCAACGACGCCCTGCTCTTTCACGAGAAGTGTGGGACTCTCATCAAACTCAGCAACAACAATAAGACAGCTGAGCGCCGCCGGCCCCTGGACGAATTCAACAACGGGGTTGTCATGACCAACCGCCCTCTCCGGGACAATGAGATGTTTGAGGTGTGTGAGGTCCTGGGCCCTGGCTGGTACCTCACCCTCTGGGAACCAaaaatggggctcgatccctgacATTGGAAGGGTGGGGCCGAGGGTCCTCTCTCCACATTGAcatgccctcctctccctcctgctgtcgCTCCCCCCAAGATCCGCATTGACAAGCTCGTAGACAAGTGGTCGGGCTCCATTGAGATTGGTGTCACCACCCACAACCCCAACAACCTGGAGTACCCTGCCACCATGACCAATTTACAGTCAGGTACCAGCCCTGGCGGGGCGGGGACACCTTCCCATGGTGAAGGAAGGCCTGGCCTGATGCCGGGCGTCTGCCTTCCCACAGGCACCATCATGATGAGCGGCTGTGGGATCCTGACCAATGGCAAGGGCACCCGCCGGGAGTACTGTGAATTCAGCCTGGATGAGCTGCAGGTAAGGGGTGGGCGTGCAGTCTGGGCCGCGCTCTGGGGCAGCCTTGTTACCCAGCACCCCTGCCCGGGCACCCCAGTCTCCGCTGTGACCTGGAACAAGGCTTCTGATCTTTCTCCGAGAGGTTCCTTCTGAGAAGGCACGGTTGCCTGGTAGTTAGGCACTCAGATTTCAGAgccagaggttttctttttttctgagggGTCGTGTGGGGTCATGACTACAGTCAAGAAGCTTGCTCACTATGTTtggtatgggtttctttttttcttttcttctccacgCCTGAGATGAGCTCATGAATTGCTTGGAGAGGTGGCTAAGGTGCTGTGTATGAGGTGGCTTCACCCTGTGCCAGACTTGCTGTGAGGGAGGGTTCAGGGGCTCAAGACTCAGGTGCCTTTGGGGCTGTTCCCCTGCGGCCTGGGCCAGAGCCTGATTGGAGGCGGATTCCAGATCTTTGTTTTTCTGCTCTGACTAGGAGGGCGACCACATTGGTCTCACAAGGAAGTCCAACTCAGCCCTGCACTTCTTTATCAATGGCATTGATCAGGGTAAGGAGATACCTGAGGCAGGCCATTGGGCTAGGGCTTTCGGTGTTGGGCAGGGGTCTGTACCTCACCGTCCTGTGTCTCCCTGATGCTGGTCTCCCCAtattccttccctctctgccttctccccgGCAGGCGTGGCTACCCCACTGACACCCCCAGTGGTGTACGGCGTGGTGGACTTGTACGGGATGGCTGTGAAGGTGACCATCGTCCACAATAACAACCACAGCGACCGGCTGCGTCGAAACAATGCCATCCTGCGGGCACTGTCCCCCGAGGGCGCCCTGCGTCGCGCCACTCCTGCCACCCAGGCAGAGCCCGAGCGCCTGCTCTTCCACCCTAACTGCGGGCAGAAGGCAGCTATCACCCACGAGGGACGCACTGCCCTGAGGCCCCAGTATGGCCCATGGTGTGGGGAGAAGCCTGCTGCAGGGACTCTAACAGGATCGGAGGAGGGGTGGAGAAGCAGGAGGCAGGCGTGGGGGGGGGTGTGTGGCTTCTGACCTGGGGAGTTCTTGATAGTATGGGGGGGTGCCTCCTGGAGAGTGAAGTTCAGCCACGTGGCTCAGCaccacaggtgtgaggtgggcaCTGGCGGGCTAAGCTTTGGTGTGCTCAGTTACGCATTCGCTGTGCCCTCAGTGCCACAGATGACTTCAACCATGGCGTGGTGCTGAGTAGCAGAGCCCTGCGGGACGGAGAGGTGTTTCAGGTGCGCATCGACAAGATGGTGGACAAGTGGGCTGGCTCCATTGAGATTGGTGTCACCACCCACAACCCTGCCTACCTCCAGTTGCCCTCCACCATGACCAACTTGCGCTCTGGTGAGCTCCCAAGGAGGGCGGGGCCAGGATCAGGTCCTAAGGGGGAAGCTGCCCCCACAGCCCCCACGGAGCTGGCTTGTTCTTGTTTTGCTGCGGCGGCCTGCCACGGGGGCGAGGAGTGCCGTGGGGGCTGTGAAGGGCAGGGGGCCCGGGGCTCACTTATGTGCTCTGTGTTTCCTCGTTCTCCTAGGGACCTGGATGATGACCGGGAATGGGGTGATGCACAACGGAACGACCATTTTGGACGAGTATGGGCACAATCTGGACCGCCTCAAGGTGGGGGAGCAGGTGTGCCGCCCAGGCCTGGTGATGGGGGGCAGGCCCATCGGGGCTGCTATAGGACTAGCCCAGGCGGGAACTCTGCCTGACTCCTCACTCCAGCCCCCCTTCTTCCAAGGCAGGGGACACTGTGGGCGTGGTGCGGCGGGAGGACGGGACCCTGCACTTCTTCGTCAACGGGATGACCCAGGGCCCTGCGGCCTGGAATGTGCCCCCTGGCGTCTACGCTGTTGTGGACCTCTATGGCCAGGCAGCCCAAGCTACCATTGTGGATGACGTGGGTGAGGGCTGGGATGGGTAGGAGCtggggggtgctggggtggcctGGGGTGGCTACCGCCCAGGCCTGGTAGGAGctggggggtggctggggggcCTCGGAGACCACTGGAAGCCTAACGGGTGATGACCACTCTCACAGAGGTGCCCCCGGCCCCTGAGCCCCTCTCTGAAGGGAACAACCAGGTGTCTCCCAGCTCCCCATCATCAGGGGCCGGGGGCTCTGACCTGCGCTTCCATCAGCTGCACGGCAGTAATGCAGTCATCACCAACGGGGGCCGCACCGCACTCCGGCACAACTGCCGCAGCGAGTTCAATGACGCCATCGTCATCTCCAACCGGTCAGTGTTGGCGCTGTCACGGCCCCAGCCTCCCGCCGCCCAGCCTTGGCCACCCAACTGGGGCCTGATTGCCGCTGTCTCTGGCAGGGCCCTGCGGGACGGAGAGCTGTTTGAAATCGTTATTCAGAAGATGGTGGACCGCTGGTCAGGCTCCATTGAGGCTGGTAAGGGGCACCTGTGCATTTCTGCATgcgtgcatgcacgtgtgtgacAGACTCTGTGTGCTGGGGATGGTGCTGGCTGCCCGTTGCTGGAGCCTTGGTTCTGACCCCCTGCTGCTACCTCCTAGGAGTGACTGCCATTCGGCCGGAAGACCTCGAATTCCCCAACACCATGACAGACATTGACTACGACACATGGATGCTGAGGTTAGGCTGCCTGTGGGGACAGCCAGCCTGGCAGGGTCAGGTGGAGCTAGTGAGGATGAGGGAAGCCAGCTTTGGGGCCTTCGGTGGCCCTGGACAACGACAGGTCCAAGGGATCGGGTcgctcttttctttccattctgggAAGTGCTCCCATGTCACCACGCACCCCACGGTGGCCcagcttccttttctcctcttatGGCAGCTCCCGCTTTTCTCTGTGGGTGGTCCCCAGAGGTATGGGAGACAGGATTGGGTCTCAGACCCCAGATGAAGATCCTGATGCAAGGCACTGGAAGGTTCTGACGATCAGAGACTGCTCAGAGGCCTGTGTGGGGAAGAGGCGGGAGGCTCAGCGGTCCTTCTGTCCTCTCTCCAGTGGCACGGCCATCATGCAAGACGGGAACACGATGCGCAACAACTACGGGTGTGACCTGGACGCCCTGGGCACGGGTGCACGCATCGGCATGATGCGAACAGCCAAGGGTGACCTGCACTACTTCATCAACGGCCAGGACCAAGGCGCCGCCTGCTCAGGCTTGCCTCCGGGTAAAGGTGACTGCTCTGTGCCTTTTGGCCCGCCACCCTCATGCCAGCTCAGCCCGGGCTCTCGGGCTTCTGATCCCCTCCTTCTCCATCCAGAGGTGTACGCAGTAGTGGATCTTTACGGCCAGTGTGTCCAAGTGTCCATCACCAATGCCACCGGCCCCATGGACAACAGCTTGGCAACCAGCAACACTGCCACCGAGAAATCCTTCCCTTTGCACTCCCCAGGTTCAGCGCGTGGGGAGGGCGGGTGGGCTATGCTTGCAAGCCGGGGGCTGGAGGGATGCGGCGACAGCGGACGGGGAGCTGCTCAAGGACAGGGCAGCCCCCTCAGCTACAGACCCAGGGGAGGGAATAAGCTGGGGTAGGAAGCCATCAGGAAGAGGCTGGAGTTGGGCCAGGGTGCTGGAAGCTGCTCATGTGCTTGGGGATTGGGGCTGGCTGTGGTGACCAGGGTCGGAGGTCGCACGGCAATGGCAGTCGGGGCCTGAATGGCAGCTTCACAGTTCACCTGAAAGCCTTGACCCCAGTCCTGCCCCTTCCTTTCTCCGCAGCGGCTGGCGTGGCTCACCGATTCCACAGTACTTGCGGCAAGAATGTGGCCCTGGAGGAGGATGGCACAAGGGCGGTACGTGCGGTGGGCTATGCGCATGGCCTGGTCTTCAGCACCAAGGAACTCAAGACGGAGGAAGTATTTGAGGTGCGCGGGGGGGCCCTTGTGGCAGGGCCAGGCTGCTTCctgtcctcctgctcctgctAGTGCCggctgctgtgctctctctccctctcttttaccCCCTCAGGTGAAAGTAGAGGAACTGGATGAGAAGTGGGCGGGCTCCCTCCGGCTGGGGCTGACCACACTAGCGCCCGGGGAGATGGGGCCTGGCGCAGGTGGGGGCCCagggctgcctccctccctcccggagCTCCGGACAAAGACCACCTGGATGGTGTCCAGCTGTGAAGTGAGGCGTGACGGGCAGCTCCAGAGGATGAACTACGGCCGGAGCCTGGAGAGGCTGGGGGTGACACTGTTGGCTCCAGGGACGGGGTGGAGGTGGGCAcatgggtgagggggtggggggctgagcaTCTGTGCTTGTGTCACCTCGATCCTAGGTGGGGAGCCGCGTGGGCATTCGTCGGGGCGCAGATGACACGATGCACATCCTGGTGGATGGAGAGGACATGGGGCCCGCAGCTACCGGCATTGCCAAGGTGGGTCTGAGACGTTTCTTGGGTTTGGGGGTGCAGGCTGGAGGCCCCCTGCGGGTGTCTAACTCCTGCATCTACCTCCTGCCCCCAGAATGTGTGGGCCGTGCTGGATCTCTACGGGCCGGTACGGAGTGTGTCTGTGGTCAGCTCCACAAGGCTGGAGGAGCCCGAGGGCACCCAGCCTCCATCTCCCAGCTCGGACACGGGCAGCGAGGCCGAGGAAGATGACGATGGGGAGGAGCACAGCTTGAGAGTGAGAGGCTGTGTGGGGCACACAGGGCATGTGGATGGCCACTCAGTGGGCCGTCGGACACCGGGGTGTTCCGGGGTTCTCTGATCCTGCCCCAGGTCGCAGAGGCGTAGACGCAAGCTCTGTGTCAACGCCAGGCGGAGGGTGGGGCGAGGCAGCTGGGCCTCGCATGGACAACCCCAGCAGCCCATCTCTGCTCCATGCCAGGGTCAGAGTCAAGTGGCCATGATGTCGACGTCACTGGAGTTCCTGGAGAACCATGGGAAGAATATCCTTTTGTCCAACGGGAACCGTACGGCCACACGCGTAGCCAGCTACAACCAGGGCATCGTTGTCATCAACCAGCCCCTGGTGCCCCAGCTCCTAGTCCAGGTGGGCATTTGCTCCTTAACCTGCTGCAGCTCTTCCTGTGTGGGGTGACCCAGGGCCAACCCTCCTGGAGAAAACCTTTCCATTTGAGGGCAAGGTAGAGGCAGCCCCCTTGGATGAGCTTCATGGGCTGTGATTCGTTCATACCCTGTGGTGGGGTTTGTGCGTGGACTGTGTGGAAGGCCCACCTGGTAGCTGGTGAGGGAAGCAGTGGGGATGGGCTGGCGGGGTCCCAAGAAAGACACTTGGTACTACGTGTGGGTGCAGAGAGGGCTTTCCAGTGGAGCAGGCCTTCCTGCTacaggaaggaaataaatgaacCCGCTGTTTGCAGTCCCTCCCTGCCTCAGCAGGGGGGACATTGCAGGGCTCCCCTCCGGGAGGTGCCAGCCTCCAtccctggctggggtggggagcctCTTCCCAGAGGGCCATGATCCCGGAGTGGCCGCCTTTCCCTTCCAGGTGCGGATAGACTTCCTGAACCGGCAGTGGACATCTTCCCTGGTCCTGGGAGTCATCACCTGCCCGCCTGAGAGGCTCAACTTCCCTGCTTCTGCCTGCGCCCTCAAACGGGCAGCCTGGCTGCTGCGGGGCCGGGGCATCTTCCACAATGGTCTCAAGGTGGgtagggagcagggggaggggagagggccagGACTCAGCGTTGGGCAGGGCTGGCCCACAGGTTGAAGTGGGGCCTCCAGCCGTGGTGGTGAGGCCACAGGTATAAAGGTGCACTGTAGGGAAAGACTATGGGGTTGGGGGAGCAAGAGCGGGAGCATCATCATCGGAACTCTGGGGCGTCCTGTGtctttctgcatccttgccattGAGAATGTTGTAGGGGAGGACAAAGGGAAGCAGACTGTAGGTATTTGAGAGATGGGGTGGAGCCTGGGCAGAGGGCGAGCATGGTGTCAAAGCCCTGGCATTGGCAGTCCCAAGTAGGTGAAGGGCTATATGGACTACAGTGGGCAGTGGGCAGCCTTGGCTGCTGCCGGTGGGAGTCTGATCTTTGGGAAGACAGTAGGTCTCTCTTCCTAGATTTGTGAGAAGTTTGGGCCAAATCTGGACACGTGTCCTGAAGGCACCATCCTGGGGCTGCGGCTAGACAGCTCTGGGGGCCTGCATCTCCACGTCAATGGGATGGACCAGGGGGTGGCGGTATCAGATGTCCCCCAGCCCTGCCATGCGCTTGTGGACCTCTATGGGCAGTGTGAGCAGGTGAGCGGCAAcaagggcctggggtggggcagtCTGTGATCTGGGAGCCAGTTAGCaggccctgggggctcagtcacaCTCATCACACTCTCTCCGGCAGGTGACAATCGTGAGTCCTGAACCAGGGGCAGCCAGTGGGAAGAGTGCTGGAACCCAAGGGGACATGGAGAAAGCGGACATGGTGGATGGTGAGCCAGCCCACAGGGCCGggcctctccccagccctgtCCCACCCCGTCGCCCCAACTCCCGTGACCCGTGCCCCCCTCTGTCCTGTCAGGTATCAAGGAAAGTGTGTGCTGGGGCCCCCTGCCAGCTGCCAGCCCTCTCAAGAGCTGCGAGTACCACGCCCTCTGCTCCCGCTTCCAAGAACTGCTGTTGCTTCCTGGTGAGTGTCTGGGTGAGTGCCCGGTCATCCAGAGCCTGCCTCACCCCTTGGACCATTGCTGGGCTGTGCTCAGAGCCCCGGGAACCAGCAGGAAGGGGTCTGTGTGCTGGAGGCCCAGGGCGGGAGCTGTAGCGCCCACACTGCTCCTCACTTTTTCACAGAGGACTATTTCATGCCTCCACCCAAGCGGAGCCTGTGCTACTGTGAGTCTTGCCGGAAGCTTCGAGGTGACGAGGCCCACAGGCGCCGTGGGGAGCCCCCCCGGGAATACGCGCTGCCCTTCGGCTGGTGCAGGTTCAATCTCAGGTACACGCAGGGCAGGGTCATGCGTCTGCTTTCGTGCTCTTTCTTCCTTGACGAAGGAGGCTCCCAAGAGGGTGCGTGGAAGAAGCCACAGAACCTTTACTGGTCGAGGGGAGGATCTTTGTCCAGTCTGCCCGGTCTACACCCTAGGGTGAATCCCCGCCTGGAAGCTGGAACGATGACTAAGAAGTGGCACATGGCATATCACGGGAGCAACGTGGCAGCCATCCGGAGGGTGCTAGACCGAGGAGAGCTGGGAGCAGGtccgggggcaggggcagagaagggGCAAGCCAGGCCTGGGCCAGGAGGCTCTCCCTGCAGGCACCGCCTCCATCCTGACTGGCTCTCCCCGCAGGCACCGCCTCCATCCTGAGCTGCCGGCCCTTGAAAGGCAAGCCTGGGGTGGGGTTTGAGGAGCCTGGCGAGAACTGCGCCCCACCCCGGGAGGAGCAGCCCCCTTCCGTCTTGCTGTCCCCCTCCCTCCAGTATGCTGGGGCCGAGACCCTAGCGTCCAAAGTGCAGTGAGTACATGGGGGCTGGGACTGGGGTCTCCATGGCTTCCCATTGGTGTCCCCGCTGTGACACTTGGGTCTTGTCTCACTCTAGCACATTTACTGTTGAAGGTGACTAGTACTGTGGAAATAAAAGTAGAGTGGGAC
This region includes:
- the NEURL4 gene encoding neuralized-like protein 4 isoform X2, yielding MAAGSGGSGGSGGGPGPGPGGGGGPGGSGAGPGSGGELHPRTGRLVSLSACGRTARRQQPGQEFNHGLVLSREPLRDGRVFTVRIDRKVNSWSGSIEIGVTALDPSVLDFPSSATGLKGGSWVVSGCSVLRDGRSVLEEYGQDLDQLGEGDRVGVERTVAGELRLWVNGRDCGVAATGLPARVWAVVDLYGKCTQITVLPPEPGFSPPAPIPTPPLEPSAPPEDSTLTEQATSGDEAFMVSPAQPRPETFPNSLESHNDFASMELSEVVGNAILSAYNGGLLNVNLSSPPAGEGLGSGGAATSPILTSNDALLFHEKCGTLIKLSNNNKTAERRRPLDEFNNGVVMTNRPLRDNEMFEIRIDKLVDKWSGSIEIGVTTHNPNNLEYPATMTNLQSGTIMMSGCGILTNGKGTRREYCEFSLDELQEGDHIGLTRKSNSALHFFINGIDQGVATPLTPPVVYGVVDLYGMAVKVTIVHNNNHSDRLRRNNAILRALSPEGALRRATPATQAEPERLLFHPNCGQKAAITHEGRTALRPQYGPWCGEKPAAGTLTGSEEGWRSRSATDDFNHGVVLSSRALRDGEVFQVRIDKMVDKWAGSIEIGVTTHNPAYLQLPSTMTNLRSGTWMMTGNGVMHNGTTILDEYGHNLDRLKVGEQAGDTVGVVRREDGTLHFFVNGMTQGPAAWNVPPGVYAVVDLYGQAAQATIVDDVEVPPAPEPLSEGNNQVSPSSPSSGAGGSDLRFHQLHGSNAVITNGGRTALRHNCRSEFNDAIVISNRALRDGELFEIVIQKMVDRWSGSIEAGVTAIRPEDLEFPNTMTDIDYDTWMLSGTAIMQDGNTMRNNYGCDLDALGTGARIGMMRTAKGDLHYFINGQDQGAACSGLPPEVYAVVDLYGQCVQVSITNATGPMDNSLATSNTATEKSFPLHSPAAGVAHRFHSTCGKNVALEEDGTRAVRAVGYAHGLVFSTKELKTEEVFEVKVEELDEKWAGSLRLGLTTLAPGEMGPGAGGGPGLPPSLPELRTKTTWMVSSCEVRRDGQLQRMNYGRSLERLGVGSRVGIRRGADDTMHILVDGEDMGPAATGIAKNVWAVLDLYGPVRSVSVVSSTRLEEPEGTQPPSPSSDTGSEAEEDDDGEEHSLRGQSQVAMMSTSLEFLENHGKNILLSNGNRTATRVASYNQGIVVINQPLVPQLLVQVRIDFLNRQWTSSLVLGVITCPPERLNFPASACALKRAAWLLRGRGIFHNGLKICEKFGPNLDTCPEGTILGLRLDSSGGLHLHVNGMDQGVAVSDVPQPCHALVDLYGQCEQVTIVSPEPGAASGKSAGTQGDMEKADMVDGIKESVCWGPLPAASPLKSCEYHALCSRFQELLLLPEDYFMPPPKRSLCYCESCRKLRGGSQEGAWKKPQNLYWSRGGSLSSLPGLHPRVNPRLEAGTMTKKWHMAYHGSNVAAIRRVLDRGELGAGTASILSCRPLKGKPGVGFEEPGENCAPPREEQPPSVLLSPSLQYAGAETLASKVQFRDPKSQRTHQAQVAFQVCVRPGSYTPGPPSATLREPPDPHFSPAELEWITKEKGATLLYALLVRVE
- the NEURL4 gene encoding neuralized-like protein 4 isoform X1; amino-acid sequence: MAAGSGGSGGSGGGPGPGPGGGGGPGGSGAGPGSGGELHPRTGRLVSLSACGRTARRQQPGQEFNHGLVLSREPLRDGRVFTVRIDRKVNSWSGSIEIGVTALDPSVLDFPSSATGLKGGSWVVSGCSVLRDGRSVLEEYGQDLDQLGEGDRVGVERTVAGELRLWVNGRDCGVAATGLPARVWAVVDLYGKCTQITVLPPEPGFSPPAPIPTPPLEPSAPPEDSTLTEQATSGDEAFMVSPAQPRPETFPNSLESHNDFASMELSEVVGNAILSAYNGGLLNVNLSSPPAGEGLGSGGAATSPILTSNDALLFHEKCGTLIKLSNNNKTAERRRPLDEFNNGVVMTNRPLRDNEMFEIRIDKLVDKWSGSIEIGVTTHNPNNLEYPATMTNLQSGTIMMSGCGILTNGKGTRREYCEFSLDELQEGDHIGLTRKSNSALHFFINGIDQGVATPLTPPVVYGVVDLYGMAVKVTIVHNNNHSDRLRRNNAILRALSPEGALRRATPATQAEPERLLFHPNCGQKAAITHEGRTALRPQYGPWCGEKPAAGTLTGSEEGWRSRSATDDFNHGVVLSSRALRDGEVFQVRIDKMVDKWAGSIEIGVTTHNPAYLQLPSTMTNLRSGTWMMTGNGVMHNGTTILDEYGHNLDRLKVGEQAGDTVGVVRREDGTLHFFVNGMTQGPAAWNVPPGVYAVVDLYGQAAQATIVDDVEVPPAPEPLSEGNNQVSPSSPSSGAGGSDLRFHQLHGSNAVITNGGRTALRHNCRSEFNDAIVISNRALRDGELFEIVIQKMVDRWSGSIEAGVTAIRPEDLEFPNTMTDIDYDTWMLSGTAIMQDGNTMRNNYGCDLDALGTGARIGMMRTAKGDLHYFINGQDQGAACSGLPPGKEVYAVVDLYGQCVQVSITNATGPMDNSLATSNTATEKSFPLHSPAAGVAHRFHSTCGKNVALEEDGTRAVRAVGYAHGLVFSTKELKTEEVFEVKVEELDEKWAGSLRLGLTTLAPGEMGPGAGGGPGLPPSLPELRTKTTWMVSSCEVRRDGQLQRMNYGRSLERLGVGSRVGIRRGADDTMHILVDGEDMGPAATGIAKNVWAVLDLYGPVRSVSVVSSTRLEEPEGTQPPSPSSDTGSEAEEDDDGEEHSLRGQSQVAMMSTSLEFLENHGKNILLSNGNRTATRVASYNQGIVVINQPLVPQLLVQVRIDFLNRQWTSSLVLGVITCPPERLNFPASACALKRAAWLLRGRGIFHNGLKICEKFGPNLDTCPEGTILGLRLDSSGGLHLHVNGMDQGVAVSDVPQPCHALVDLYGQCEQVTIVSPEPGAASGKSAGTQGDMEKADMVDGIKESVCWGPLPAASPLKSCEYHALCSRFQELLLLPEDYFMPPPKRSLCYCESCRKLRGGSQEGAWKKPQNLYWSRGGSLSSLPGLHPRVNPRLEAGTMTKKWHMAYHGSNVAAIRRVLDRGELGAGTASILSCRPLKGKPGVGFEEPGENCAPPREEQPPSVLLSPSLQYAGAETLASKVQFRDPKSQRTHQAQVAFQVCVRPGSYTPGPPSATLREPPDPHFSPAELEWITKEKGATLLYALLVRVE